In Bacteroidales bacterium, a single genomic region encodes these proteins:
- a CDS encoding tetratricopeptide repeat protein, translating to MKKNILLFFAATLMCVCSISAQTPLEKGWDSFYNNDTKKAREYFTQAAASSDKKIKAEASLVLSMLSNIDKTNKESFKEFMNFFNASDNPYPYIYALWSSGCIFEGAKKTSEQLELLNKIIADTKAEGTIQAMANSSLGDHYEAIKDLKRAEKEYEKLGANSTWQIVGEFENISGSGFDKNYEPIKYVDTKHPFVNRYGANVYWFDMPANKRNKWMYLTYHFYYHNAIIYAQTFVNSPSDQDVQLRIGTSGSLKAWVNDNLVYSEPEERNNDLDTYIASIKLKKGYNRILLQIGESEIGASNFMMRITDAKGRPISNLLYSKSPREYTADNTYKSTYIPNFAEDFFIKEIEKNPDKMLNYLLLAKTYLRNQKTYEARKVLLKAQKIAPKCSYIYYDLLNVYYSEKNNTDYTAALEWLKDNDATSLFSLNSLYRENVDKEDYKAAEEKLNQIENLYGVREATISKRIELAAKNKKQEELIKLAEDAYKKYPEEAGFVELKHSIEVEVNKDYREAIKVMKKYSGNHYNTSNLATIIDDYFHIGDITNGFAAFKELIELNPGEAEYPKQIGDVYFQLQKYSEAENWYKKALELAPYIGIYWGKLASAYENQSKKKDAIDAYKKSITFSPNQYENRKKLIKLEDKKDPYDYFVQPDVYSIFKSSPKATEYPEDNSIVLLDETQKIVYSGGASEEKHILLIKVLNAQGIDTWKNYSISYYYMQRLLIEKAEVIKPSGSKIAAETDDNKIVFTSLEVGDAIHITYKIENYYVGKLAPYFSDKCYFSHAYPYLKTKYSLLISPEIKFASKFSQEEITPQIKKDKDFDLYVWEKTNQPSIKNEDKMPEFDDYANILHLSSFPDWTYISNWYYDLASTKAKSDFEVKETVASLFEDKKNLSTMAKVKEIYNYIVKNVRYSSVSFLQSNFIPQKASKVLNTKLGDCKDVSTLFIAMCKEIGVSAEWVLIDTRDNGKKDLLLPSVAFNHCIAKVIIDGKDYFIELTSDYLPFNSFYGNLIESYALEIKNEKEKIAINPFYLNPPTRKLNIISRTGTVNVEDENLVINKTNFKTGVFAAEMRSSYRDLGKKEQEKNMLESLTGEYPNVKINSLEFKHLDDRTDSVVYKYNYTASGAVTKVSGLSLFILPWAMKTDAKDFIFNQERKYPIDISGSYRSDSNVETLVITILPAKLLAEIPKTIKYSCAVADYTLTFTIVKNKITAKRELKYKKDNIQLSEIKEFADFYKKVITADTKQIAFK from the coding sequence ATGAAAAAAAATATTTTGTTATTCTTTGCAGCTACACTTATGTGTGTTTGTTCGATTTCAGCACAAACTCCGCTCGAAAAAGGGTGGGATAGTTTTTACAACAACGATACCAAAAAAGCAAGAGAGTATTTTACTCAGGCAGCCGCTTCTTCCGATAAGAAAATAAAAGCCGAAGCATCGTTAGTTTTATCAATGTTATCGAATATAGATAAAACAAATAAAGAATCGTTCAAAGAATTCATGAATTTCTTTAATGCTTCCGATAACCCATATCCGTACATATATGCGCTGTGGAGCAGTGGCTGTATTTTTGAAGGCGCCAAAAAAACAAGTGAGCAACTTGAACTCCTGAATAAAATTATTGCAGATACAAAAGCTGAAGGAACGATTCAGGCAATGGCAAATTCTTCTCTCGGCGACCATTATGAAGCAATAAAGGATTTAAAGAGAGCGGAAAAAGAATATGAAAAGCTTGGTGCAAATTCTACATGGCAGATTGTAGGTGAGTTTGAAAATATTTCAGGAAGCGGTTTTGATAAAAACTACGAACCAATAAAATATGTTGATACCAAACATCCTTTCGTTAACAGATACGGAGCAAATGTATATTGGTTTGATATGCCCGCAAACAAAAGAAATAAATGGATGTATCTTACTTATCATTTTTATTATCACAATGCAATAATTTATGCACAAACATTTGTTAACAGCCCTTCCGACCAAGATGTGCAGCTTAGAATAGGAACATCGGGTTCATTGAAAGCATGGGTTAATGATAATCTTGTTTATTCCGAACCGGAAGAAAGAAATAATGACCTTGATACATACATTGCCTCAATTAAACTCAAAAAAGGATATAACCGCATTCTGCTCCAGATTGGCGAAAGCGAAATTGGTGCTTCAAATTTTATGATGAGAATTACAGATGCTAAAGGCAGACCTATTTCTAATTTATTATATTCAAAATCTCCACGTGAGTACACTGCCGATAATACATATAAATCAACGTATATTCCAAATTTTGCCGAAGATTTTTTTATAAAAGAAATAGAAAAAAATCCGGATAAAATGCTAAATTATTTATTGCTTGCAAAAACTTATCTTAGAAATCAGAAAACTTATGAAGCCAGAAAGGTATTGCTGAAAGCTCAGAAAATAGCACCTAAATGCAGTTACATATATTATGATTTGCTTAATGTTTATTACAGTGAAAAAAATAATACCGATTATACTGCGGCACTCGAATGGCTGAAAGACAATGACGCAACAAGTCTTTTTTCCCTGAATAGTTTATATAGGGAAAATGTAGATAAAGAAGATTATAAAGCGGCAGAAGAAAAACTTAACCAGATAGAAAATCTTTATGGCGTAAGGGAAGCAACAATATCTAAGAGAATTGAGCTTGCTGCAAAAAATAAAAAACAAGAAGAACTTATAAAATTAGCTGAAGATGCTTATAAAAAATATCCTGAAGAAGCGGGTTTTGTTGAGTTGAAACATTCAATTGAAGTGGAAGTAAATAAAGATTACAGGGAAGCAATTAAAGTAATGAAAAAATATTCGGGTAATCATTATAACACATCTAATCTGGCGACCATTATCGATGATTATTTTCATATCGGAGATATTACAAACGGATTTGCCGCTTTTAAAGAACTTATAGAATTGAATCCTGGTGAAGCTGAATATCCCAAGCAAATCGGAGATGTTTATTTTCAGTTGCAAAAATATTCTGAAGCTGAAAACTGGTATAAAAAAGCATTAGAATTAGCTCCATACATTGGCATATATTGGGGTAAATTAGCTTCCGCTTATGAAAATCAATCCAAAAAGAAAGATGCAATAGATGCATATAAAAAATCCATCACATTTTCTCCTAATCAATACGAGAATAGAAAAAAACTTATAAAGCTCGAAGATAAAAAAGACCCTTACGATTATTTTGTTCAGCCGGATGTTTATTCGATTTTTAAAAGTTCTCCAAAAGCTACTGAATATCCCGAAGATAATAGTATTGTACTTTTGGATGAAACGCAAAAAATTGTTTATAGTGGTGGCGCTTCAGAAGAAAAACATATACTTTTAATTAAGGTTTTGAATGCACAGGGTATTGATACATGGAAAAACTATTCAATATCTTATTATTATATGCAACGGCTTTTAATCGAAAAAGCCGAAGTGATAAAACCCAGCGGAAGTAAAATTGCTGCGGAAACCGATGATAATAAAATTGTTTTTACTTCACTTGAGGTTGGCGATGCCATTCATATTACTTATAAAATTGAAAATTATTATGTCGGAAAATTAGCTCCTTATTTTTCCGACAAATGTTATTTCAGCCATGCGTATCCTTATTTGAAAACAAAGTATAGTTTGCTGATTTCACCCGAAATAAAATTTGCTTCAAAATTCAGTCAGGAAGAAATAACTCCTCAAATTAAGAAAGATAAAGATTTTGATTTGTATGTATGGGAAAAAACAAATCAGCCGAGTATTAAAAATGAAGATAAAATGCCTGAATTTGATGATTATGCAAATATTTTACACTTGTCATCTTTTCCTGATTGGACATATATTTCCAACTGGTACTACGACCTTGCTTCAACCAAGGCAAAATCCGATTTTGAAGTTAAAGAAACAGTTGCTTCTTTGTTCGAAGACAAGAAAAACCTTTCAACTATGGCTAAAGTGAAAGAAATTTATAATTACATTGTAAAAAATGTCAGATACAGCTCGGTGTCATTTTTACAAAGCAATTTTATTCCGCAAAAAGCATCAAAAGTCCTCAATACAAAACTTGGTGACTGCAAGGATGTTTCGACTTTGTTCATTGCAATGTGCAAAGAAATAGGCGTTAGTGCCGAATGGGTTTTGATTGATACAAGAGATAACGGGAAAAAAGATTTATTACTGCCTTCTGTTGCTTTCAATCATTGTATCGCAAAAGTTATTATTGACGGAAAAGATTATTTCATTGAGCTGACTTCTGATTATCTTCCGTTCAATAGCTTTTATGGAAATCTTATTGAATCGTATGCTCTTGAAATAAAAAATGAAAAAGAAAAAATTGCAATAAATCCTTTTTATCTTAATCCACCTACAAGAAAATTAAATATAATATCGCGCACAGGAACTGTTAATGTTGAAGATGAAAATCTTGTAATAAATAAAACAAATTTTAAAACGGGCGTTTTTGCTGCGGAAATGAGAAGTTCATATCGCGACCTCGGAAAAAAAGAACAGGAGAAAAATATGCTTGAGTCACTTACAGGCGAATATCCTAATGTGAAAATTAATTCTCTTGAATTTAAACACCTCGACGATAGAACAGATTCAGTGGTATACAAGTATAATTATACTGCTTCGGGTGCTGTAACAAAAGTAAGCGGACTATCTTTATTCATCTTACCATGGGCAATGAAAACCGATGCAAAAGATTTTATTTTCAA
- a CDS encoding elongation factor G — MKIYQTNEIKNIALIGSTRSGKTTLGEAITFESGLINRRGVVEDKNTVSDYKEIELERQSSVFSSILYAEKDEHKINIIDTPGIDDFLGEVVSALRVSDTAVMVLNAQNGIEVGTEIVWRHTNKEHIPVIIAVNQLDHEKANFEETIRQAISQFGSKVTLFQYPINTGIGFNAVIDILKMQMLKFSGDGKVEYTAIPENEKSKAEELRNKLVETAAESEEVLMEKFFENGTLTEEELKKGIKKGIISRNILPVFCISSKHNMGVSRLLEFIAAAVPSPDEMSPMKTTDGKDVICKADGVPQLYVFKTTIEQHLGEVSYFKVASGTISEGMDMVNVQTSSKERISQIFVMSGKNRTKVEKAVAGDIVATIKLKDTNTNNTLNSPKSNSEPIESTAYPEPRYRAAIRAKSAADDEKLGTILKAIHDEDPTLIIEQSVELKQMIVHGQGELHLNAAKWLIENINKIEIEYFTPKIPYRETITKSAKSMYRHKKQSGGAGQFAEVYMMIEPYFEGKTDQKEFPIRGREEINLSWGGKLMFHNCIVGGAIDARFLPSILKGIMEKIEEGPLTGSYARDIVVSVYDGKMHPVDSNDISFKLAGRNAFKEAFKNAGPKILEPIYDVEVIVPSDRMGDVMTDLQGRRAIVMGMDGEGNYQKIKVRAPLAELNKYSTTLSSLTSGRATYTLKFADYQQVPGEIQDQLLKTYEAEQKEETE, encoded by the coding sequence ATGAAGATTTATCAGACAAACGAAATAAAGAACATTGCTTTGATAGGAAGCACACGGTCGGGAAAGACCACCCTCGGAGAAGCAATCACATTTGAAAGCGGCTTAATCAACAGAAGAGGAGTAGTTGAAGACAAAAATACCGTTTCGGATTATAAGGAAATAGAACTGGAACGACAGAGTTCTGTTTTTTCGTCAATACTTTACGCTGAAAAAGATGAACATAAAATAAATATAATTGATACTCCCGGTATTGATGATTTTCTTGGCGAAGTGGTGTCGGCACTTAGAGTTTCTGATACGGCAGTGATGGTGCTAAATGCACAAAACGGTATTGAAGTCGGAACGGAAATAGTATGGAGACACACAAATAAAGAGCATATTCCTGTTATTATTGCAGTAAACCAACTTGACCATGAAAAAGCCAATTTTGAAGAAACTATAAGACAAGCCATTTCACAATTCGGCTCAAAAGTTACTTTGTTCCAATACCCAATAAATACCGGAATAGGATTTAATGCGGTTATTGATATTTTAAAAATGCAAATGCTCAAATTTTCGGGTGATGGCAAAGTTGAATATACTGCAATACCCGAAAATGAAAAATCAAAAGCCGAAGAACTGCGCAATAAACTTGTTGAAACTGCAGCAGAAAGCGAAGAAGTATTGATGGAAAAGTTTTTTGAAAATGGCACTCTCACCGAAGAAGAATTAAAAAAAGGAATTAAAAAAGGAATTATCAGCAGAAATATTTTACCTGTATTTTGCATAAGTTCAAAACACAATATGGGTGTATCGCGATTACTTGAATTTATTGCAGCAGCAGTTCCTTCTCCTGATGAAATGTCTCCGATGAAAACAACCGATGGCAAAGATGTTATTTGCAAAGCAGATGGTGTGCCACAACTGTATGTTTTTAAAACAACCATTGAACAGCACCTTGGTGAAGTTTCATACTTTAAAGTTGCATCGGGAACAATTTCCGAAGGAATGGATATGGTAAATGTTCAAACAAGTTCCAAAGAAAGAATTTCGCAGATATTTGTAATGTCCGGGAAAAACCGCACAAAGGTTGAAAAAGCAGTTGCCGGCGACATTGTCGCCACAATAAAACTTAAAGATACAAATACAAACAATACACTCAATTCACCCAAAAGCAATTCGGAACCTATTGAGTCGACTGCATATCCCGAACCACGATACCGCGCAGCAATAAGAGCAAAAAGTGCAGCCGATGATGAAAAGCTTGGTACAATACTAAAAGCCATACATGATGAAGACCCGACTTTAATTATTGAGCAATCTGTAGAATTAAAACAAATGATAGTACATGGTCAGGGCGAACTGCATCTTAATGCCGCAAAATGGCTTATTGAAAACATAAATAAAATAGAAATAGAATATTTTACACCTAAAATTCCATATAGGGAAACCATTACCAAATCAGCAAAATCAATGTACCGCCATAAAAAGCAATCTGGTGGTGCCGGACAGTTTGCTGAGGTATATATGATGATTGAGCCATATTTTGAAGGAAAAACCGACCAGAAGGAATTTCCTATCAGAGGCAGGGAAGAAATAAACCTCAGTTGGGGCGGAAAGCTCATGTTTCATAATTGCATTGTTGGTGGTGCTATTGACGCAAGATTTTTGCCTTCAATTTTAAAGGGTATTATGGAAAAAATTGAAGAAGGACCGCTTACCGGCTCTTATGCACGCGATATTGTTGTGAGCGTATATGACGGTAAAATGCACCCTGTTGATTCAAACGACATATCATTCAAACTTGCCGGAAGAAATGCTTTCAAAGAAGCTTTCAAAAATGCAGGACCTAAGATTCTTGAACCCATATACGATGTTGAAGTTATTGTTCCCAGCGACAGAATGGGAGATGTGATGACCGACCTACAAGGCAGAAGAGCAATAGTAATGGGAATGGATGGCGAAGGAAATTATCAGAAAATTAAAGTAAGAGCTCCTCTTGCTGAATTAAACAAATATTCCACAACTTTAAGTTCGCTTACAAGCGGCAGGGCAACATATACATTAAAATTTGCCGACTATCAGCAAGTACCGGGCGAAATTCAAGACCAACTTCTAAAAACTTATGAAGCAGAACAGAAAGAAGAAACTGAATAA
- the rnhA gene encoding ribonuclease HI — MPEIIIYTDGAASGNPGRGGYGVVLKSGKFRKELSEGFRLTTNNRMELLAVIVGLEALKIENSNVKIYSDSKYVVESVEKGWLFEWEKKSFKKKKNEDLWRRFLEVYEKHNVKFIWIKGHASNIENNCCDELAVKASKKANLLVDEEYEKNL; from the coding sequence ATGCCCGAAATAATTATTTATACCGATGGTGCGGCATCCGGAAACCCCGGCAGAGGCGGCTATGGTGTTGTATTGAAATCGGGAAAATTCAGAAAAGAACTTTCCGAAGGTTTTAGGTTGACTACAAACAATCGTATGGAATTGCTTGCCGTTATTGTCGGATTAGAAGCTTTGAAAATCGAAAACTCAAATGTAAAAATTTATTCCGATTCAAAATATGTTGTCGAATCGGTTGAAAAAGGCTGGCTTTTTGAATGGGAAAAGAAAAGCTTTAAGAAAAAAAAGAATGAAGACCTCTGGCGACGATTTCTTGAAGTTTACGAAAAACATAATGTTAAATTTATCTGGATTAAAGGTCATGCAAGCAATATCGAAAATAATTGCTGCGATGAACTTGCTGTAAAAGCTTCAAAAAAAGCAAACCTCCTTGTTGATGAAGAATATGAAAAAAATTTATAA
- a CDS encoding DMT family transporter, which yields MFSNHIGEFIALLTAICWTFTALAFESAGKKVGSLPVNIIRLSIAFFLLSIYTYLSRGLFFPSDAGLHLWLWLSLSGFIGFVIGDLFLFRSYLIIGARISMLVMSLVPPLTALIGWILMGEILSTKSSLGMLVTISGVTIVILQKKKNTEGNNSKMKISYPLKGLLFAFGGALGQAIGLVLSKYGMGNYNAFAATQIRVITGIIGFIVIVTLLKRWVNIKNAIKNKEGMLRIFIGSIFGPFLGVSFSLLAVQYTTTGVASTIMAIVPVLIIVPSVLIFKEKPTWKEILGAFIAVSGVGVLFL from the coding sequence ATGTTTTCAAATCACATCGGAGAATTTATAGCACTGCTCACAGCAATCTGCTGGACTTTTACGGCTCTTGCTTTCGAATCTGCCGGCAAAAAAGTGGGTTCTTTGCCTGTAAATATCATCCGTTTGAGTATTGCATTCTTTTTACTCAGTATTTATACATATTTGTCAAGGGGGTTATTTTTCCCTTCCGATGCCGGTTTACATTTATGGTTATGGTTGTCGTTATCGGGTTTTATAGGTTTTGTAATTGGCGATTTGTTTCTCTTCAGGTCTTACTTAATAATTGGAGCAAGAATTTCAATGTTGGTAATGAGCTTGGTTCCGCCTCTCACAGCTCTTATCGGTTGGATATTGATGGGCGAAATTCTTTCAACAAAAAGTTCTTTGGGAATGCTTGTTACTATAAGCGGAGTAACAATAGTAATTCTTCAAAAGAAAAAAAATACGGAAGGTAATAATTCGAAAATGAAAATTTCATATCCTCTTAAAGGATTATTGTTTGCATTTGGTGGTGCTTTAGGTCAGGCAATAGGTCTGGTTTTAAGCAAATACGGAATGGGCAATTACAACGCTTTTGCAGCAACTCAGATAAGAGTTATAACCGGAATAATCGGCTTCATTGTGATTGTAACATTGCTTAAACGCTGGGTTAATATTAAAAATGCAATTAAAAACAAAGAGGGAATGTTAAGAATTTTTATAGGTTCAATATTCGGTCCTTTTCTTGGTGTTTCGTTTTCCCTGCTCGCTGTTCAATATACTACAACAGGCGTTGCTTCTACAATCATGGCTATTGTTCCAGTGTTGATTATTGTTCCATCGGTTTTAATTTTTAAAGAAAAACCCACATGGAAAGAAATACTCGGAGCATTTATAGCTGTTAGTGGTGTTGGGGTTTTGTTTTTGTAA
- a CDS encoding pitrilysin family protein, with translation MLKFLKILLPVLLVCFFCKVNAQQKTPHKSNLSENKINFTEYDLPNGLHVILHQDNSTPVVAVTISYHVGSKNEKPDRTGFAHFFEHLMFEGSPNIKRGEFYKIVQNAGGNNNANTTQDRTFYYEMLPSNQLELGLWLESERLFHLRIDSTGVETQRNVIKEERKQRFDNTPYGTILEQTFSHAYKVHPYRWTPIGSVQYIDMAKVEEFKEFHDTYYVPQNATISIAGDIDINKTKEMVKNYFGNIPKGVKKIERPKEIEPPQAKEVRDTIYDNIQIPAIIMAYHIPAQGTKDYYALSMLTTLISDGESSRLYKSIVDKQQKAIQVAAFPFALEDPGLFLVFGLPNMGVALEELEKSIEAEISKVKTETLNENEYQKLKNKVENDFINKNSTMIGIAENLSDYHVYFGDAGLINTEINKFMNVTKDDISRVANQYLTKENRVVLYYLPQSSKK, from the coding sequence ATGCTCAAATTCTTAAAAATCTTACTACCTGTTTTGCTCGTTTGCTTTTTCTGTAAAGTTAATGCACAGCAGAAAACGCCTCATAAAAGCAACCTCAGTGAAAACAAAATTAATTTTACGGAATACGACTTGCCGAACGGACTGCATGTAATACTGCACCAGGATAATTCCACGCCTGTTGTTGCCGTTACAATTTCTTATCATGTAGGTTCAAAAAATGAAAAGCCCGACAGAACAGGATTTGCTCATTTTTTTGAACATCTTATGTTCGAGGGTTCACCAAATATCAAAAGAGGTGAATTTTATAAAATAGTTCAAAATGCAGGAGGAAACAATAATGCGAATACAACTCAAGACAGGACTTTTTATTATGAAATGTTGCCATCGAATCAGCTTGAACTCGGATTATGGCTCGAATCAGAACGACTTTTTCATCTCAGAATTGACTCGACGGGTGTTGAAACACAAAGAAATGTTATAAAGGAAGAACGCAAACAAAGATTTGACAACACTCCTTATGGCACAATCCTTGAACAAACTTTTTCTCATGCATATAAAGTTCATCCTTACCGATGGACTCCGATTGGTTCTGTTCAGTATATTGACATGGCAAAGGTTGAAGAATTCAAGGAATTTCACGATACTTATTATGTTCCGCAGAATGCAACTATTTCAATAGCCGGAGATATTGATATAAATAAAACAAAAGAAATGGTAAAAAATTATTTCGGCAATATTCCAAAAGGAGTTAAGAAAATTGAGCGTCCCAAAGAAATTGAACCGCCGCAGGCAAAAGAAGTAAGAGATACAATTTATGATAATATTCAGATTCCTGCAATTATAATGGCTTATCATATACCTGCACAAGGCACGAAAGATTACTATGCTTTGAGCATGCTTACAACTCTTATTTCCGATGGAGAAAGTTCACGTTTATATAAATCCATAGTCGATAAGCAGCAAAAAGCAATACAGGTTGCTGCTTTTCCGTTCGCACTTGAAGACCCGGGGTTGTTTCTTGTTTTCGGTCTTCCCAATATGGGCGTGGCTCTCGAAGAACTCGAAAAATCAATTGAGGCCGAAATCTCGAAAGTAAAAACTGAAACATTAAACGAAAATGAATATCAGAAATTAAAAAATAAGGTCGAAAATGATTTCATAAACAAAAACTCCACTATGATCGGAATTGCCGAAAATCTTTCCGATTATCATGTTTACTTCGGCGATGCCGGTCTTATTAATACCGAAATTAATAAATTTATGAATGTCACGAAAGATGATATCAGTCGCGTTGCCAATCAATACCTGACAAAAGAAAACAGGGTTGTTTTATATTATTTACCACAATCTTCAAAAAAATAA
- a CDS encoding insulinase family protein, translated as MKKNIFCALLLLLSLSIFAQVDRSKQPVPAPAPVIKLGNYESLVLPNGLKVFVIENNKLPVISYSLIFNYDDVLENSAKGYTDFTGQLLKTGTTTHTKDQIDEQIDFIGATLNTSSNSIYASSLKKHTEKLLEVISDIVINAKFKQEELDKLKKQAKSSLEAIHNNPDALSERIFPVVLFSKKHPYGEVITAKSIDDITLDICTNFYKNYFRPNISYLAIVGNTNMKEIKPLIEKYFGSWQKGDVQKNTYTTPTAPPLNMVAMVDKSDAVQSVINIAYPVDLKPGSEDAIKVRVMNGILGGGSTRLFTNLREKHGWTYGAYSSISPDILISNFNAYASTRNSVTDSAITEILAEMNRIRTEKVPEKELELVKNYISGNFALSLEKPQTLANFAINIERYNLPKDYYATYLKKIAAVTSDDILAVAKKYIKPDNAYIFIVGNSSEIADKVKKFSNPGSITYYDFNGETYNYQTKLKPAPKDIIAESVIKKYIDAIGGEKNISKINDCTTKMKGTIQGMELSSAIYKKAPNKSLLEMSMSGNVIKKTIFDGTSGKTFSPQGTQELKDKELADMKIQSVMFPELKFAELGIKLNLLGIEKINDKESYKVELLMPDGDKYYDYFDIATGMKIRSIEDEGVTIDYSDFKEIKGVKFPFTNTMTLGAQTIVFSVESVEVNTNIKDDFFMVK; from the coding sequence ATGAAAAAAAATATTTTTTGCGCTTTACTTTTATTGTTGTCCCTTTCAATATTTGCACAAGTTGATAGAAGCAAACAACCTGTACCTGCTCCTGCTCCGGTAATAAAATTGGGAAATTACGAATCTTTAGTTTTGCCAAACGGTTTAAAAGTTTTCGTAATTGAAAACAATAAATTACCTGTAATTTCTTATTCGTTGATTTTTAATTATGATGATGTTCTTGAAAATAGCGCAAAAGGATATACTGATTTTACAGGACAGCTTTTGAAAACAGGAACCACTACTCACACAAAAGACCAGATTGACGAACAAATAGATTTCATAGGTGCTACATTAAATACAAGTTCAAACAGCATATATGCTTCTTCGTTAAAAAAACATACTGAAAAACTTCTCGAAGTGATTTCTGATATTGTTATTAATGCAAAATTCAAACAAGAAGAACTTGATAAGTTAAAAAAGCAAGCTAAATCATCATTGGAGGCAATACATAATAATCCCGATGCCTTGTCGGAAAGAATATTTCCTGTAGTTCTTTTCAGCAAAAAACATCCTTACGGTGAAGTAATAACTGCAAAATCCATTGATGATATTACACTTGATATATGTACAAATTTTTATAAAAATTATTTCAGACCGAATATTTCATATCTCGCAATAGTGGGAAATACAAATATGAAAGAGATAAAACCCCTGATTGAAAAATATTTTGGTAGCTGGCAAAAAGGAGATGTGCAAAAAAACACATATACTACACCAACAGCTCCACCGCTAAACATGGTGGCAATGGTTGATAAATCTGATGCTGTGCAATCAGTTATAAACATAGCTTATCCGGTTGACCTCAAACCCGGAAGCGAGGATGCCATAAAAGTAAGAGTTATGAATGGCATACTTGGCGGAGGGAGTACACGTTTATTCACCAATTTGCGCGAAAAACACGGCTGGACTTACGGAGCTTATTCATCAATTTCTCCCGATATTCTGATTTCAAACTTCAATGCTTATGCAAGTACAAGGAATTCCGTTACCGATAGCGCTATCACAGAAATACTGGCTGAAATGAATAGAATCAGAACAGAAAAAGTTCCTGAAAAAGAACTTGAACTTGTGAAAAATTATATTTCCGGAAATTTTGCTTTGTCGTTAGAAAAACCTCAAACATTGGCAAATTTTGCAATCAACATTGAAAGATATAATCTGCCAAAAGATTATTATGCCACTTATCTGAAAAAAATTGCTGCTGTTACTTCCGATGATATACTGGCAGTAGCAAAAAAATATATCAAACCCGATAATGCTTATATTTTTATTGTTGGAAACTCTTCTGAAATTGCCGATAAAGTGAAAAAATTCTCCAACCCCGGCTCAATAACATATTATGATTTCAACGGTGAAACATATAATTATCAGACAAAACTAAAACCAGCACCAAAAGATATAATTGCCGAATCCGTTATTAAAAAATATATTGATGCAATAGGAGGCGAAAAAAATATCAGCAAAATTAATGACTGTACAACGAAAATGAAAGGCACTATTCAGGGAATGGAGTTATCGTCTGCTATTTATAAGAAAGCTCCAAATAAATCATTGCTCGAAATGAGTATGAGCGGTAATGTTATCAAGAAAACTATTTTTGACGGAACAAGCGGAAAAACTTTTTCCCCACAGGGTACACAGGAATTGAAAGACAAGGAACTTGCAGATATGAAAATCCAATCGGTAATGTTTCCTGAATTAAAATTTGCTGAACTCGGAATAAAGCTAAACTTACTCGGAATCGAAAAAATAAATGACAAGGAATCTTACAAAGTTGAACTTCTTATGCCCGATGGAGATAAATATTATGATTATTTTGATATTGCAACGGGCATGAAAATAAGGTCTATTGAAGACGAAGGCGTTACAATTGATTATTCCGACTTTAAAGAAATTAAAGGTGTTAAATTTCCTTTCACAAATACCATGACTTTGGGTGCTCAAACTATTGTATTTTCGGTTGAAAGCGTTGAAGTGAATACAAACATCAAGGATGATTTCTTTATGGTAAAGTAA